A region from the Pelobates fuscus isolate aPelFus1 chromosome 1, aPelFus1.pri, whole genome shotgun sequence genome encodes:
- the ATP5MC2 gene encoding ATP synthase F(0) complex subunit C2, mitochondrial, producing MYACAKFVSSPALIRNGASILCRPLSAPLLNYTVLKTEQQLLPVPARGIQSSAVCRDIDTAAKFIGAGAATVGVAGSGAGIGTVFGSLIIGYARNPSLKQQLFSYAILGFALSEAMGLFCLMVAFLILFAM from the exons aTAAGGAATGGAGCCAGTATTCTCTGCCGTCCACTATCTGCCCCACTTCTGAACTACACCGTACTTAAGACAGAGCAG CAGTTGCTACCTGTTCCAGCACGAGGAATCCAGAGCAGTGCAGTGTGCAGGGACATTGACACTGCTGCTAAGTTCATTGGTGCCGGTGCTGCCACGGTTGGAGTAGCAGGCTCTGGTGCTGGTATTGGCACTGTGTTTGGAAGCCTGATTATTGGCTATGCCAG GAACCCTTCTCTCAAGCAGCAGCTTTTCTCCTATGCCATCCTGGGATTTGCTCTGTCTGAAGCTATGGGACTCTTCTGTCTTATGGTTGCTTTCCTAATCCTCTTTGCAATGTGA